One window of Bacillus sp. THAF10 genomic DNA carries:
- a CDS encoding MurR/RpiR family transcriptional regulator, with protein MNSLETQYCMMRIRSHYPQFKGKEQVIADYILTNPQKIVHSTINQVADDLGVADSTVFRFCQRIGFKGYQAMKIALATEIVEPIQDIHENIMEDDNEKTIAEKVFRSNLKTLEDTLKIIDEQAFKKVIDAILRAKKVEIFGSGGSNVIAMDAYHKLIRTGISVSTQADTHMQLMSASQLTKDDVAIIISHTGATKDMMHILEVVKENGVHVIAITNFAKSPLSQAVDTALYTVSEETDYRSEALASRIAQLAMIDAIYVNVLMAKKEDGKKALQKVRAAISVKRI; from the coding sequence ATGAACAGTCTTGAAACACAATATTGCATGATGCGCATCCGTTCCCACTATCCGCAGTTTAAGGGGAAGGAGCAAGTCATTGCGGACTATATCCTCACCAATCCACAGAAAATTGTTCACAGCACCATTAACCAGGTTGCCGACGATTTAGGAGTAGCGGATTCCACCGTATTTCGTTTTTGCCAACGGATTGGTTTCAAGGGCTATCAAGCGATGAAAATTGCCCTTGCTACTGAAATAGTCGAGCCTATTCAGGATATCCATGAAAACATTATGGAAGACGACAATGAAAAAACCATCGCCGAAAAGGTGTTTCGCTCCAATTTAAAAACCTTGGAGGACACGTTGAAAATTATAGATGAGCAAGCTTTCAAGAAGGTCATAGACGCCATTCTTCGTGCAAAAAAGGTTGAGATATTCGGAAGCGGCGGCTCAAACGTCATTGCCATGGACGCTTATCACAAGCTAATCCGTACAGGAATTTCTGTGAGTACCCAAGCTGACACCCATATGCAGCTTATGTCTGCAAGCCAGCTCACAAAGGATGATGTTGCCATTATCATCTCCCATACTGGTGCTACAAAGGATATGATGCACATTTTAGAGGTAGTGAAGGAGAACGGGGTGCATGTAATTGCCATCACCAACTTTGCCAAGTCGCCTTTAAGTCAGGCGGTGGATACCGCGTTGTACACCGTGTCTGAGGAAACGGATTACCGTTCAGAGGCACTAGCATCAAGAATCGCACAGCTTGCGATGATCGATGCCATTTACGTAAACGTGCTGATGGCAAAAAAAGAAGACGGAAAAAAAGCACTGCAAAAGGTACGCGCAGCGATATCAGTGAAAAGAATATAA
- a CDS encoding peptide chain release factor 3, translating into MKQELLNKEIDRRRTFAIISHPDAGKTTLTEKLLLFGNVIRSAGTVKGKKSGKFATSDWMEIEKKRGISVTSSVMSFEYMDKHINILDTPGHEDFSEDTYRTLTAVDSAVMIIDCTKGVEPQTIKLFKVCRMRGIPIFTFINKLDREGKEPLALLEEIEEVLGIESYAMNWPVGMGKRFLGVYDRYNEVFIRYQGKDEEDRIPFTELDAVEEISTHPTFIQAKEDFELLEEAGNDFDIEKVKNGLQTPVFFGSAISNFGVEMFFRTFLDLASEPQPRQTETDKVEPGSPEFSGFIFKIQANMNPAHRDRLAFLRICSGVFERGMTVTVSRTGKAIKMTQSQQFLASDRETVDQAYPGDIIGIYDPGVYQIGDSLFGGNQNVEFDEIPTFAPELFVKVEAKNVMKGKQFGKGITQLVQEGAIQLFRQYGTDAYILGAVGQLQLDVFEYRMKGEYNVEVVYTMIGSKIPRWLEKQDVDTSLFDSRNILVKDRNEQYVALFDSDFALRWFKDKNPDVGLIDIMAEE; encoded by the coding sequence GTGAAACAAGAACTTTTAAATAAAGAAATAGACCGCCGCCGAACGTTTGCGATTATCTCGCATCCAGATGCGGGGAAAACAACGTTAACGGAGAAGCTGCTGTTATTTGGTAATGTCATAAGGTCAGCAGGTACCGTAAAAGGGAAAAAATCTGGAAAGTTTGCGACCTCTGACTGGATGGAGATTGAGAAAAAACGTGGAATTTCCGTTACTTCAAGTGTTATGAGCTTTGAATATATGGATAAACACATCAATATCCTTGATACGCCAGGCCACGAAGATTTCAGTGAAGATACGTACCGTACGTTAACTGCGGTCGATAGTGCGGTGATGATAATCGACTGCACCAAAGGGGTCGAGCCGCAGACGATTAAGCTTTTCAAGGTATGTCGTATGCGCGGGATTCCGATTTTCACGTTCATCAACAAGCTCGATCGTGAAGGAAAAGAGCCACTTGCGCTTCTCGAGGAAATTGAAGAGGTGCTTGGCATTGAATCGTATGCGATGAACTGGCCGGTGGGAATGGGGAAACGCTTCTTAGGTGTGTATGACCGTTATAATGAAGTGTTCATTCGCTACCAAGGGAAGGATGAGGAAGACCGTATTCCGTTTACTGAACTTGACGCTGTCGAGGAAATTTCCACTCATCCAACGTTCATTCAAGCCAAAGAGGATTTTGAGCTGCTTGAGGAAGCTGGCAATGATTTTGACATCGAAAAAGTAAAAAATGGCTTGCAAACACCAGTGTTTTTCGGAAGTGCGATTTCGAACTTCGGTGTGGAAATGTTCTTCCGTACGTTCCTTGACTTGGCAAGTGAGCCGCAGCCTCGTCAAACAGAAACAGACAAAGTGGAACCTGGGTCGCCTGAGTTCTCTGGATTTATTTTTAAAATCCAAGCAAACATGAATCCAGCGCACCGAGATCGTCTTGCATTTTTAAGAATCTGCTCTGGCGTGTTTGAGCGTGGCATGACAGTAACGGTTAGTCGTACTGGAAAGGCCATTAAGATGACTCAGTCCCAGCAATTCCTAGCATCGGATCGTGAAACGGTCGATCAGGCTTACCCTGGGGATATTATCGGAATTTATGATCCAGGCGTATACCAAATTGGGGATTCGTTGTTTGGTGGCAATCAGAATGTGGAGTTTGATGAAATCCCAACGTTTGCTCCTGAGCTTTTTGTAAAAGTGGAAGCGAAAAACGTAATGAAAGGGAAGCAATTCGGTAAAGGGATAACCCAGCTTGTGCAGGAGGGTGCAATTCAGCTGTTCCGTCAATATGGAACAGACGCGTACATTCTCGGTGCCGTTGGGCAGCTTCAGCTCGATGTGTTTGAGTACCGAATGAAGGGTGAGTACAACGTGGAAGTGGTATACACCATGATAGGCTCAAAAATTCCGCGCTGGCTCGAAAAGCAGGATGTGGACACTTCCCTATTTGACTCGCGAAATATTTTAGTGAAGGACCGTAACGAACAATATGTGGCGCTATTTGACAGCGACTTTGCGTTACGATGGTTTAAAGATAAAAACCCTGATGTGGGTCTAATTGATATAATGGCAGAAGAATAA
- a CDS encoding sigma-70 family RNA polymerase sigma factor yields MGREKEMSEDKREEMVVWAMDQFGEEIKRLIFTYVRNHSVVDDLSQEVFVKVYKNLPLFRGDSTMKTWIYRIAINTCKDYLSSLKHRVQQLVQPLLSVGTLPEEMVVQTEERRQLAQVVMLLPLKYREVLILHYYRDFSVEEISDLLTLNSNTVKTRLRRGREKIKEYMVEGGNSYEQESRKRTL; encoded by the coding sequence ATGGGGAGGGAAAAGGAAATGTCAGAGGACAAGCGGGAAGAAATGGTTGTCTGGGCCATGGATCAGTTCGGGGAAGAAATCAAGCGCCTCATTTTCACCTATGTCCGCAATCATAGTGTGGTGGATGACCTGTCTCAGGAGGTGTTTGTAAAGGTTTACAAAAACCTGCCCCTTTTTAGAGGCGATAGCACAATGAAAACGTGGATATATCGAATTGCCATTAACACTTGTAAGGACTACTTAAGTAGCTTGAAGCACCGTGTTCAACAGCTTGTACAACCGCTTCTCTCGGTTGGAACACTGCCAGAGGAAATGGTGGTGCAAACAGAAGAACGCAGACAGCTTGCACAAGTGGTGATGCTTCTACCGCTAAAATATAGAGAAGTACTTATATTACATTATTATCGAGATTTTTCCGTAGAAGAGATTTCAGATTTGCTCACCTTAAATTCAAATACTGTAAAAACCCGTTTACGAAGAGGTCGCGAAAAAATAAAAGAATACATGGTGGAAGGAGGAAACAGCTATGAACAGGAATCCAGAAAGCGAACACTTTAA
- a CDS encoding DUF2750 domain-containing protein — protein sequence MKLIKRFILNRPPEKRLAYFYGMVATDEQVWLLRDENGDLLLLEEEDDFSFLLPVWPSRSFAEMEAAKLDDPFEAFNMPISTFIDDLLVDIQSDGGAAAIFPNGNDTTIQKREEIKEMLRHL from the coding sequence ATGAAATTAATTAAACGATTTATTTTAAACCGTCCTCCTGAAAAACGACTGGCATATTTTTATGGGATGGTTGCAACGGATGAACAAGTGTGGTTACTACGTGATGAAAATGGCGATTTATTGCTTTTAGAAGAAGAAGATGACTTTTCATTTCTACTTCCTGTTTGGCCAAGCCGAAGCTTTGCTGAAATGGAGGCTGCCAAATTAGATGATCCATTCGAAGCGTTCAACATGCCAATTTCAACTTTTATAGACGATTTACTAGTTGATATTCAAAGTGACGGTGGCGCAGCAGCAATATTTCCTAACGGTAATGATACAACCATTCAAAAACGTGAGGAAATAAAGGAAATGCTTCGCCATTTATAA
- the gnd gene encoding phosphogluconate dehydrogenase (NAD(+)-dependent, decarboxylating) — MKLAMIGLGKMGYNLTLNLIDNKHEVVAFDVDRENVLKSEGAGAIAAYTIEEALSKLESPKVVWMMVPAGEITENVLSEVSSFVTEGDIIIDGGNSNYKDTLKRAEALAEKGVHYLDVGTSGGMDGARNGACTMIGGNEGAFKHVEGIFQDICVENGYLYAGKSGSGHFLKMVHNGVEYGMMQAIAEGFDILEKSDFDFDYEKVARVWNNGSVVRSWLMELTENAFSKDARLDGIKGVMHSSGEGKWTVETALDLQAAAPVIALSLMMRYRSLEPDTFSGKVVAALRNEFGGHAVEKN; from the coding sequence ATGAAGCTTGCCATGATAGGGTTAGGAAAGATGGGGTACAATTTAACATTAAATTTAATAGATAACAAGCATGAGGTGGTCGCTTTTGATGTGGATCGTGAAAACGTTCTCAAAAGTGAAGGTGCTGGAGCAATCGCTGCTTACACCATTGAAGAAGCTTTAAGCAAGCTGGAGTCACCAAAAGTCGTTTGGATGATGGTTCCTGCTGGGGAGATTACCGAAAACGTACTTTCCGAGGTTAGTAGTTTCGTAACAGAGGGTGACATCATTATCGACGGTGGCAACTCGAACTATAAGGATACACTTAAGCGAGCAGAAGCCCTTGCCGAAAAAGGCGTTCACTACCTAGACGTAGGCACAAGTGGGGGAATGGATGGCGCACGCAACGGTGCATGCACCATGATAGGCGGAAACGAAGGGGCATTCAAGCATGTCGAAGGGATCTTTCAAGATATTTGTGTCGAAAATGGCTATCTTTATGCAGGAAAATCAGGTAGCGGTCATTTCTTGAAGATGGTGCATAATGGGGTCGAGTACGGCATGATGCAAGCTATCGCAGAGGGCTTTGATATTTTAGAAAAAAGTGACTTTGATTTTGACTACGAAAAAGTGGCAAGGGTATGGAATAATGGGTCGGTTGTTCGTTCTTGGCTAATGGAGTTGACCGAAAATGCCTTCAGTAAAGATGCCCGTTTGGATGGAATCAAAGGTGTGATGCATTCTTCTGGTGAAGGCAAATGGACAGTCGAAACCGCACTTGATTTGCAAGCAGCAGCACCAGTAATTGCCTTATCACTAATGATGCGATATCGCTCCCTTGAGCCAGATACTTTCTCAGGAAAAGTAGTAGCAGCACTTAGAAACGAATTTGGCGGACATGCCGTCGAGAAAAACTAA
- a CDS encoding DUF2198 family protein, producing MGLLVKVLLAVFVPALLVVLFTRVTYSLYVGTGLAVALLVVSIYKGHGNEWYIILVDIVSLAIGFWYARRMVGKFK from the coding sequence GTGGGTTTGTTAGTAAAAGTGTTATTAGCAGTTTTTGTACCAGCCTTGTTAGTTGTGCTGTTCACCCGGGTTACCTATAGCCTGTATGTGGGAACAGGGTTGGCTGTGGCATTGTTGGTGGTTTCTATTTACAAAGGTCACGGCAACGAATGGTACATTATTTTAGTGGATATCGTGTCACTTGCCATTGGATTTTGGTACGCACGGCGGATGGTAGGGAAATTTAAGTGA
- a CDS encoding DUF1646 family protein, with the protein MNIGLMLIFLLVLLGPLLMKKVEENLEMFLLAMGVLACVVSGVYSDKLFLVAATDPIYISVAVLVAGLVFKQLQRPMSHAIRFIKRKTPFRIFVFFMILLLGLISSVITAIIAALILVVIVKELGLNKHNTTLLTVLSCFSIGLGAALTPIGEPLSIVTISKLNEDFFFLVRLLGTDIGFALLIFAVVGAVLVKDTPDELLRLREKIPTESYQDILVRGLKIYFFVMGLTFLGAGFEPFVSTYFLELDPSVLYWSNMSSAILDNATLAAAEISPDLDPSAVHIILMGLMISGGMLVPGNIPNIIAAGKLGISSKDWAKVGLPIGLSIMMLYYLILF; encoded by the coding sequence ATGAATATTGGACTAATGCTAATATTTCTACTTGTACTGCTAGGACCATTACTGATGAAAAAAGTAGAGGAAAACCTTGAAATGTTCTTGCTTGCTATGGGCGTGTTAGCTTGTGTGGTAAGTGGGGTGTATAGTGACAAACTGTTTTTAGTGGCGGCGACAGACCCTATTTATATATCTGTTGCAGTTTTGGTTGCAGGACTTGTCTTCAAACAATTGCAAAGACCAATGAGTCATGCCATTCGTTTTATCAAAAGAAAGACCCCTTTTCGAATCTTTGTTTTTTTTATGATATTGTTGCTGGGGCTTATTTCAAGCGTCATAACAGCCATCATTGCCGCCCTTATTTTAGTGGTCATTGTGAAGGAGCTGGGCCTAAACAAGCATAATACTACCCTTTTAACGGTCCTATCTTGCTTTTCCATTGGACTTGGAGCAGCATTGACACCGATTGGAGAACCGTTGTCCATTGTCACCATTAGCAAATTAAACGAGGATTTCTTCTTTTTAGTGCGGTTACTCGGGACAGATATTGGTTTTGCTCTTCTCATTTTTGCCGTGGTTGGAGCGGTTTTGGTAAAAGATACACCTGATGAGCTTCTACGACTTCGTGAAAAAATACCAACGGAAAGCTATCAGGATATTTTAGTGAGAGGCTTGAAAATTTATTTTTTTGTGATGGGATTAACGTTTCTCGGAGCAGGATTTGAGCCGTTTGTTTCCACCTATTTCTTAGAGCTCGATCCTTCCGTTTTATACTGGTCTAACATGTCTTCGGCAATTTTGGATAACGCGACATTGGCGGCAGCAGAAATTAGTCCGGATTTAGATCCCTCTGCGGTTCATATCATCTTGATGGGACTGATGATTAGTGGCGGCATGCTTGTCCCAGGCAACATTCCAAACATTATTGCTGCTGGGAAGCTCGGAATTTCCAGTAAAGACTGGGCGAAGGTGGGTTTACCGATCGGTTTATCGATTATGATGTTGTATTACCTTATCTTGTTTTAA
- a CDS encoding GntP family permease: protein MSGSMLILIAAAAIFVLLFLVIRTKLHAFVALLLVSLLVGIAAGMPLGEVITSVQNGMGGTLGFVAVVVGLGAMFGKMLEVSGGAERLAQTLMKKFGEEKSQWALGITGFLVAIPVFFDVGFIILVPIVYGLAKKTGKSLLHYGIPLLAGLAVTHSFIPPTPGPIAVADLIGADLGWVILFGVIAGIPSMILAGPVFGKYIGKKIHVIVPKYMEMEEKEYSKDLPGFGLIASIILVPLVLILVNTFSTVIYEEGHIVREITTFIGHPFVALTIATLLTFYFLGTKRGYTKQDVQDIATKALEPAGIIILVTGAGGVFKQVLIDSGVGDVLGEMMAGSALPPIVLAFIIAAAVRVAQGSATVSMVTAAGLITPLIGIMELDGPVLGLIVISIASGATVLSHVNDSGFWLVNRYFGLDVKDTLKSWTVMETIIGLVGFAVAVTLGIFIG from the coding sequence ATGTCAGGATCGATGCTAATTCTTATCGCCGCAGCTGCGATTTTCGTGCTATTATTCTTGGTTATCCGTACAAAGCTGCATGCGTTTGTCGCACTTTTACTTGTGAGTTTACTTGTTGGTATTGCTGCAGGTATGCCGCTTGGTGAGGTCATCACCTCCGTTCAAAATGGGATGGGTGGCACGCTCGGCTTCGTCGCAGTCGTGGTCGGGCTTGGTGCGATGTTTGGTAAAATGCTAGAGGTATCAGGTGGTGCAGAACGACTTGCACAAACCTTGATGAAGAAATTTGGCGAAGAAAAATCGCAATGGGCTCTCGGTATCACAGGGTTCCTAGTCGCGATTCCCGTATTCTTTGATGTTGGCTTCATTATTTTAGTACCCATTGTGTACGGTCTTGCAAAAAAAACAGGAAAGTCGCTGTTGCATTACGGAATTCCGTTGCTAGCTGGCTTGGCGGTAACTCACAGCTTTATCCCACCAACACCAGGACCAATCGCGGTTGCTGACCTTATTGGTGCAGACCTAGGTTGGGTTATCCTTTTTGGTGTCATTGCAGGTATCCCGTCTATGATTCTAGCAGGACCCGTTTTCGGTAAATATATTGGCAAAAAGATTCACGTGATCGTACCTAAGTACATGGAAATGGAAGAAAAAGAATATAGCAAGGACCTTCCAGGCTTTGGACTCATTGCTTCTATTATTCTCGTACCTTTAGTGTTGATTTTAGTGAATACGTTTTCAACGGTTATCTATGAAGAGGGACATATTGTTCGAGAGATAACGACGTTTATAGGTCATCCATTTGTCGCCTTGACGATTGCGACCTTGCTGACCTTCTATTTCTTAGGAACAAAGCGCGGCTATACGAAACAGGATGTACAGGACATTGCGACAAAAGCGCTTGAGCCTGCAGGAATCATCATCCTTGTCACAGGTGCTGGTGGGGTGTTCAAACAGGTACTAATTGATTCTGGTGTTGGCGATGTGCTCGGTGAAATGATGGCAGGCTCTGCTCTTCCCCCAATCGTCCTAGCGTTCATCATAGCAGCAGCCGTTCGTGTTGCGCAAGGCTCTGCAACAGTTTCGATGGTAACAGCAGCTGGTTTAATTACACCTTTGATTGGCATCATGGAGCTAGACGGACCAGTTCTCGGACTAATCGTCATTTCGATTGCCTCCGGTGCAACGGTTCTCTCCCACGTAAACGATTCAGGATTCTGGCTTGTGAACAGATACTTTGGCCTTGATGTAAAAGACACACTCAAATCATGGACAGTGATGGAAACCATCATAGGACTTGTCGGTTTCGCGGTCGCAGTAACACTTGGTATTTTTATAGGATAA
- the uvrB gene encoding excinuclease ABC subunit UvrB — protein sequence MEQFELVSGYQPGGDQPTAIAEIVEGINNGKKHQTLLGATGTGKTFTVSNVIKAVNKPTLIIAHNKTLAGQLYSEFKEFFPNNAVEYFVSYYDYYQPEAYVPSTDTFIEKDASINDEIDKLRHSATAALFERNDVIIIASVSCIYGLGSPEEYRDLVVSLRPGMEKERNVLLRDLVDIQYARNDIDFKRGTFRVRGDVVEIFPASRDEHCIRVEFFGDEIDRIREVDALTGEILGDRTHVSIFPASHFVTREEKMKKAIVNIQAELEERLEELREAGQLLEAQRLEQRTRYDLEMMAEMGFCSGIENYSRHLTLRPAGSTPYTLIDFFPKDFLLVIDESHVTLPQVRGMFNGDQARKQVLVDHGFRLPSAKDNRPLRFEEFEEKAGQSLYVSATPGPYELEHSPKMVEQIIRPTGLLDPTVDVRPIKGQIDDLIGEIHERTKKNERVLVTTLTKKMSEDLTAYLKELGIKVAYLHSEIKTLERIEIIRELRLGKHDVLIGINLLREGLDIPEVSLVAILDADKEGFLRSERSLIQTIGRAARNANGQVIMYADKITKSMEIALSETKRRREIQEAFNLKHGITPKTIQKKVPELIRATLVAEDEGGYEGKVPSPLRPKNKKEREKLIESMEQEMKDAAKALDFERAAELRDLILELKAEG from the coding sequence ATGGAACAGTTTGAATTAGTGTCCGGTTATCAGCCGGGCGGGGATCAGCCAACCGCCATTGCAGAGATAGTGGAAGGCATCAATAATGGAAAAAAGCATCAAACACTGCTTGGAGCCACTGGTACAGGAAAAACCTTTACCGTTTCCAACGTGATAAAGGCTGTCAACAAACCGACACTAATCATTGCCCATAACAAAACGTTGGCAGGCCAGTTGTATAGCGAGTTTAAAGAGTTTTTTCCTAACAATGCAGTAGAATACTTTGTCAGTTACTATGATTACTATCAACCAGAGGCCTATGTTCCCTCTACCGATACATTTATTGAAAAGGATGCAAGCATAAACGATGAAATTGATAAGCTGCGCCACTCGGCAACGGCAGCTCTTTTTGAGCGAAACGATGTTATTATCATTGCCAGTGTATCCTGCATCTATGGTTTAGGGTCACCGGAAGAATATCGTGACCTTGTCGTTTCTCTTCGTCCAGGCATGGAAAAGGAACGTAATGTTCTTCTCCGTGACCTAGTAGATATTCAATATGCGAGAAATGATATTGATTTTAAGCGTGGAACGTTCCGTGTTCGAGGTGATGTGGTCGAGATTTTCCCGGCATCACGTGATGAACACTGCATTCGAGTGGAATTTTTCGGAGATGAGATAGACAGAATCAGAGAGGTGGATGCCTTAACAGGAGAAATTCTTGGCGACCGCACGCATGTCTCCATTTTCCCTGCTTCCCACTTCGTTACCCGTGAGGAAAAAATGAAAAAAGCGATTGTGAACATTCAGGCGGAGTTAGAAGAGCGTTTAGAAGAACTTCGAGAAGCGGGTCAGCTCTTAGAAGCGCAGCGCCTCGAACAGCGCACACGCTATGACCTGGAAATGATGGCAGAGATGGGTTTTTGCTCAGGAATTGAGAACTATTCCAGACATTTAACGCTACGACCGGCAGGCTCTACTCCTTACACATTGATAGATTTCTTCCCAAAGGATTTCCTGCTGGTAATAGATGAGTCGCATGTGACCTTGCCACAAGTGAGAGGAATGTTTAATGGGGACCAGGCACGAAAGCAGGTGCTTGTCGATCACGGCTTCCGTCTTCCTTCTGCTAAAGACAACCGTCCACTCCGTTTTGAGGAGTTTGAAGAAAAGGCTGGACAGAGTCTGTATGTTTCTGCAACTCCAGGACCTTATGAACTGGAGCACTCACCGAAAATGGTGGAGCAAATCATTCGTCCAACAGGCTTGCTTGATCCAACAGTGGATGTTCGTCCAATAAAAGGGCAAATTGACGACCTGATTGGGGAAATTCACGAGCGGACGAAAAAGAACGAAAGAGTGCTTGTCACTACCCTTACAAAAAAAATGTCCGAGGATCTTACAGCCTACCTTAAAGAACTTGGCATTAAAGTAGCGTATTTGCATTCTGAAATCAAAACGCTAGAGAGAATTGAGATTATCCGAGAGCTGCGTCTTGGAAAGCATGATGTGCTCATTGGAATCAACCTCTTGAGGGAAGGACTTGATATTCCAGAGGTCTCGCTTGTTGCTATTTTAGATGCAGACAAAGAGGGCTTCCTGCGTTCTGAACGCTCCCTCATCCAAACAATAGGGCGGGCAGCGCGTAATGCAAATGGCCAGGTTATCATGTATGCAGATAAAATAACAAAATCAATGGAAATTGCTTTATCGGAGACAAAACGACGCCGCGAGATTCAAGAGGCGTTCAACTTAAAGCATGGAATCACACCAAAGACCATTCAGAAAAAGGTACCGGAACTTATCCGTGCTACCTTAGTAGCAGAGGATGAAGGTGGATATGAAGGAAAGGTTCCATCACCATTGCGACCAAAGAACAAAAAAGAAAGAGAAAAGCTCATAGAAAGCATGGAGCAGGAGATGAAGGATGCAGCCAAGGCGCTGGATTTCGAGCGAGCAGCCGAGCTTCGTGACCTCATCTTAGAGCTAAAAGCGGAAGGATGA
- the gntK gene encoding gluconokinase has protein sequence MQMTTYMLGVDIGTTSTKAVLFTKAGKVVNQHAVEYPLHTPEMGAAEQDPDEIMDAVAASIREAVAGIEISELSHVSFSAAMHSLIAVDAAGRPLTNSITWADQRSEKWAKKIKKEWDGHGIYLRTGTPIHPMSPLAKLVWLRNEHSEIFETADRFISIKEYVFYQLFGEYVVDHSIASATGLLNLEKLDWDEGALLVAGVAPEKLSLLVPTTEVMTGLKQEWASRLGLSACTKFVVGANDGVLSNLGVNAVQPGVVALTIGTSGAIRTVTNRPVTDPKGRTFCYALTENHWVIGGPVNNGGMIMRWLRDELCQAEVEEAYRLGVDPYDVMTAKIASVRPGAEGVLFHPYLTGERAPLWNGNARGSFFGLGIHHKREHMMRAVLEGINLNLYTVLLALEEIIGIPEKIHATGGFARSAVWCQMLANIFNQEVSIPESVESSCLGAAVLGLYALGEIDSFDVMGDMVGTTSGYEPDLAEVEVYKELTPLFIRLSRMFEQEFDAVVEFQRKHR, from the coding sequence ATACAGATGACAACTTACATGCTTGGTGTGGATATAGGAACAACTAGTACAAAGGCAGTGCTTTTTACAAAGGCTGGTAAAGTAGTAAACCAGCATGCAGTGGAGTACCCGTTACATACGCCCGAAATGGGAGCTGCAGAACAGGATCCGGATGAGATTATGGATGCCGTAGCAGCTTCGATTCGAGAAGCGGTCGCAGGGATCGAAATTTCAGAGCTTTCGCATGTGAGCTTTAGTGCGGCGATGCATAGCCTGATTGCGGTGGATGCTGCCGGACGTCCTTTAACGAATAGTATCACATGGGCTGATCAACGGAGTGAAAAATGGGCAAAGAAAATCAAGAAAGAATGGGACGGACACGGGATATACTTACGTACCGGAACACCGATACACCCCATGTCCCCACTCGCAAAATTGGTTTGGCTCCGCAATGAACACTCGGAAATTTTTGAGACGGCCGATCGTTTTATTTCGATCAAAGAATACGTGTTTTATCAATTATTCGGAGAGTACGTAGTGGACCATTCAATTGCCTCTGCCACTGGATTGCTGAATTTGGAAAAGCTCGACTGGGATGAAGGTGCATTGCTGGTGGCTGGTGTGGCACCAGAGAAATTGTCGCTACTTGTGCCGACAACCGAAGTGATGACTGGATTGAAGCAGGAGTGGGCATCTCGGCTAGGCTTGTCTGCTTGCACTAAATTTGTTGTTGGTGCCAATGATGGCGTGCTTTCGAACCTGGGTGTGAATGCAGTTCAGCCAGGTGTAGTGGCGTTAACCATTGGGACGAGTGGTGCGATTCGTACGGTTACGAATCGACCGGTTACCGATCCCAAGGGGCGGACGTTTTGCTATGCGCTAACGGAAAATCATTGGGTAATCGGCGGTCCGGTAAATAACGGCGGCATGATTATGCGTTGGTTGCGCGATGAGTTATGTCAGGCTGAGGTGGAAGAGGCTTATCGGCTAGGTGTGGACCCATATGATGTGATGACGGCAAAAATAGCTAGTGTGCGTCCTGGAGCAGAAGGTGTGTTGTTCCACCCGTATTTGACTGGCGAGCGCGCGCCGCTATGGAATGGGAATGCCCGTGGGAGCTTTTTTGGTCTTGGCATTCACCATAAGCGCGAGCACATGATGCGCGCGGTGTTAGAAGGCATCAATTTAAACTTGTATACCGTGTTGCTAGCGTTGGAAGAGATCATTGGCATTCCAGAGAAAATACATGCCACTGGCGGATTTGCCCGTTCAGCGGTTTGGTGCCAGATGCTTGCGAATATTTTCAATCAGGAGGTCAGTATCCCTGAGAGCGTGGAGAGTTCTTGTTTAGGTGCAGCGGTGCTTGGCTTGTACGCGCTTGGTGAGATTGACTCCTTTGATGTAATGGGAGATATGGTGGGCACGACGAGTGGATATGAGCCAGATTTGGCTGAAGTGGAGGTTTATAAGGAGCTGACACCGCTATTTATCCGGTTAAGTCGCATGTTTGAGCAGGAATTTGATGCGGTGGTGGAGTTTCAGCGGAAACATAGGTAG